From one Rosa rugosa chromosome 4, drRosRugo1.1, whole genome shotgun sequence genomic stretch:
- the LOC133742498 gene encoding ABC transporter A family member 7-like, whose protein sequence is MGVCPQHDLLWESLTGREHLLFYGRLKNLKGSALIEAVEESLKSVNLFYGGVADKQAGKYSGGMKRRLSVAISLIGDPKVLL, encoded by the exons CTTACTATGGGAGAGCCTGACTGGAAGGGAGCATTTGCTGTTTTATGGTAGACTTAAGAATCTCAAAGGTTCTGCCTTAATAGAA GCTGTGGAAGAGTCTTTGAAGAGTGTGAATCTGTTCTATGGTGGAGTTGCTGACAAACAGGCTGGGAAGTATAGTGGAGGTATGAAGAGAAGGCTTAGTGTTGCAATTTCACTCATAGGGGATCCGAAG GTACTGTTGTGA